In the genome of Candidatus Thermoplasmatota archaeon, the window AAATCGAAGTAGCTTTTAGCAAGCGCTGTTTTTAAATTAAGTTCTTCCATAGAGCTCACAGTATCTTTAACTATGCGATTTAATATTGACTCAAACCATGTGTCGATGTCGTACCATTCATCCCTGCCTTTACCATAGTAAGAGATTGCAAACTCGTATAACTGTTCTAATTTTTTACCTACGATAGATGCTAAAGTAGTAGACCAGTTAGGGTCTTCCAAGCCCTCGCCGCCATAGCCTAATGTAAATCTTATAATATCTGCACAATACTTTTCCAACACCTGTCTTAGAGTATAAAAATTGCCTGCTGACTTACTCATTTTAGCACCGTCTACAAGAATCCAGCCGTTAATTCCAAAAGATTTAGGCCAATAACGTTCTGGAAATATAGCTACATGAGTGAACAAGCAAAACGTGAGATGGTTATGAATCAAATCTTTTCCTGATATTCTACAATCGAAAGGATACCAGTATTCAAACTCCTCTCTTATTTCTTTAAGTTTGTCATTAGTTATACCCAGCTTTGAAGCTAACTTTTGCGAGTCACCGACGCCAAGAAACACAAACTCAAAAAACTCGTCGTTTAATTTATCAGGCTTAATAACATTCTCATAATCTAAATATTTTGAAATTGTATAGTAAGCCATATAGATAGTTGAATCTGATAGAGATTCTATTATCCATTTCTTATCCCAAGGCAGCCTAGTACCAAGTCCTAATTCTCGTGCACAAGCCCAATCTTCAAGCCAATCAACCACAAAACTAAACTGCTTATTCGCATGCTCTGGATAGACGCGGAGCTTATCTAGCGCTTTTCTAACCCTTGATTTCCATGCTTTATCGCCGTATTTAATAAACCACTGATCTTCTACAATCTTTACAGCGCTTGGGGTTAGGCATCTACACACAACTTCTCCAGAAAGCTCATACATTATATTAGCACTACCTTTAGCAATTAATTCTTGCTTGACAAGCTCTTTTGCAGTCTCTACTCTCATCCCGCTATATTTACCGCAATTCTCTTTCATTATTCCAGAATAGAAGCTTGCTTTGTAAATAGTCTCTTTAGCTTTTAACAGTTTTTTGCGCTCTTCCAAACTTGTAATGTTTAACTGCTCGCAAATTTTGGCAGCTGGCAAATCTCCAAAGCCAGGCGTCTCTATTATCCGTATGGGCTCAATACTCTTTACAAGTTTGTAATCAAGCCCTTGCTTTTTGCATTTTTCTTCGTCTCTCTGCAAACTAAGCAATGCAACCCAGTCGTCAGGCGCATCTGAAGGAACGCTTGTAACTATACCTGTACCAACTTTGGGATCGCAAAGTTCTGACGGTAATATTATGAGCTCTTTCTCTATGCCTGGTGCAAAACAGTATTTACCGACAAGCTCCTTACCAAAGATTTTATCAATAACCTTGACTGCGTAACCTTGCATAGCTAATTTATTACTGCATTCGTTACTTACAATCCAATTTTCGTTGTCAACTTTAATTTTTACATATTCTACCTCTGGGTTTACCCATAGATTAGTTTGACCGAAAACTGTCTCTGGTCTCAGAGTAGCTGCTACTAAGTAAAAGTTTGCAATTTTGAATTTAAGTAGCACAAATTCTACAGGCACTTCGCCCTCGCCAACAAGTCTATCATGATCACCTACCGGTGAGTTGCATTTACTGCACCAAACTACAGGATGCCTTCCTAAAGCCACCAAATTTTTGGCTCTCAGCTTTCTAAACTGCCATTCAATAAATTTGTCGTAATAAGGGTTTAAATAAGTAGTCAGAAATTTTCTACGCCAATCTACGCTAATACCGAGCTTCCTTAGATCTTCTTCAGCTGATTTAGGAAAATATTCAGTCCAATATATAGGGTCTTTAAATTTAGGTATTTCTTGCTCAGTTATACCCATATCTCTTAAAATTTCAATCTGCTCCTTTTCATTTTCTTTTATTCTAGCGGCAGCTGCTACAATAGGCGTTCCTGTACAGTGAAATGCAAAAGGGAATAGCACGTTAAAACCTCTCATCCTTTTATATCTTGCAAGTATTTCGCATCGCAGCAGTGTAAAAGCATGCCCTATGTGCAGATAGCCGTTCATGTAAGGGTATGGGTAAGTAATAAAATATTTGGGTTTTTTAATATCTACATCAGCTTCGAAAATTCTTGTCTCTTCCCATTTACTCTGCCATCTCCGCTCTATCGCTTTAAAATCAAGCGCCATGAAATCTCAAAACGCACTGATAGGATATATCTTTTTCTAAAGCTCGAATAAAAATGTTAGGATCTTCTTTCCAACTCTGTTATTATTCTTTCGCACTTACCCCAATCCTCATATTTAAGATAGCAATCAAGCCACAATTGCTTCTTCCTGCTAATCTCCTTGCTAACTTTAAAAAATATCAATCCGAAACCTGTTATTAGTAGGAGGACACTTACAATCATAGTTACGCCCACTACTAGTATTGCAGTTGCCGTGCCCATAGAGTTTTAACTCCTCAATTTCAGTCTCTTATTCCTTCTTCGTTTATACTGAACACAACTTCACTCTCAGGTAAGTGTGGAGAATCTACAAGTCTAGCAATTCTTTTAGGCGCTTTGCTCTTACGTAAGTATATTCTAAAAGTAGACGTGTGCGCCACTATATGCCCTCCTATAGGTCTTGTAGGGTCGCCAAACATTAAGCCTGGATTTGCTAAAACCTGATTTGTAACTATAACTACTGCGTTATTTAAATCTGCAAATCTTTGCAAATCGTGCATATATCTATTGAGCTTCTGCTGTCTACTAGCCAGCGCTCCTCTACCCAAATACTCAGCTCTGAAATGAGCTGTTAAAGAGTCGACTACAAGTAATCCTATAGGTATTTCTTTGGCTTTCTCTTTTGCATTCTCCACTAAAAGCATCTGGTGATTTGAATTAAAAGCTCTTGCTACATGTATTTTAGACAGTACATTCTGAGGCTCTAAATTAAGAGCTTTTGCCATTTGCACTATGCGCTCAGGCCTGAATGTGTTCTCAGTATCTATAATTACAGCCTCTGCCTCCAAGCCGCCTTGTTCTCTGGATAATTGCACATTAACGGCAAGTTGATGAGCCAGCTGAGTTTTACCGCTTCCAAACTCACCGAAAAGCTCTGTTATAGCCTGTGTTTCAAAGCCTCCGCCTAAAAGCTCGTCCAAAGCTTTAGAAGCTGATGTGAGTTTGACTAATTCCTTACGTCTACCGTAAATTACATCTGCCGTCTCAAAGCCACCAACTTTAGCTCTTTTGCGTGCCGCTGCAATTATTTTTAAAGCTGTGGCTTCGCCTATTTCAGCAGCCTCTGCAACCTCTGTCGGGGAGGCTACTGCAAGTGCTAGCAAATCGCTGTATCCAGCATCTCTAAGCTTTTCTGCAGTTGCGCTACCGACGCCAGGCAAGTCTTCAATAGACTCTTCTTCATTTCCATTTTTACCGCTCATACACAAACACCTTTTTACTAAAACCTAATTCTTCTACTGCCATATAAAGTTTAGGTGTAACGTACGATAATAGCGCAATCTAACCACACAGAAAACTATATAGGGAACAATTACTATGAGTTATACATTATTATGGGAACACTGGAAGAGTGGTTTAATACCCTAGAATTTAAAACTACAAAAGAGATGAAAGTACCTGAGAAACTAGTAGATCAAGTAATAGGTCAAGAGGAAGCGGTAGAGGTAATAAAGAAGGCAGCGGAGCAAAAACGTCATGTAATGCTTGTTGGCGAGCCAGGTACTGGTAAGAGCATGCTTGCAAGAGCTATGTCCGAGCTTTTACCAAAAGAAGAGCTTCAAGATATCCTTGCGTACCCAAACACTGAGGACCCTCATGAGCCTAAAATAAAAGTACTGCCTTGCGGAAAAGGTAAAAGTATTGTAGCTGCTGAGAGAGTTGAAGCGCTAAGAAGAAAAGCTCAAAAAGATTCTATGCTCCTTTCAATAGGTTTTTTTGTTATCCTGCTTGCAGTTTTATGGGCTTTCTATACTAAAGATTACATGATAGTTATAGTGAGTATTGTTGCAGTTTTATTCTTAATTCTTGTAATGAGATTGCCAAGTAGAAGAGCGAGTAGAGAGTTAATACCTAAAATTCTAGTCTCTCATACTGAGAAAGACAATCCTCCTTTTATAGACTCCACAGGCGCTCATGCAGGCGCTTTGCTCGGGGACGTTAGGCATGATCCTTACCAATCAGGCGGCTTAGAAACACCTCCTCATGAAAGGGTGGAGGTAGGCGCTATTCACAAAGCCAACAAAGGAGTACTGTTTATAGATGAAATCAACACTATTAGGCAGGAAGACCAGCAGAACTTGCTTACTGCATTACAAGAAAAACAATTTCCTATAAGTGGCCAAAGTGAGCGCAGTGCCGGAGCTTTAGTTAAAACTCAGCCGGTACCTTGCGATTTCGTACTTGTTATTGCAGGTAATTTAGATGCAGTGCAAAGCATACATCCTGCTTTGCGCTCCAGAATAAGAGGATATGGCTATGAAATATATATGAAAAGTTTAATGGAAGATAATGATGATAACAGAAAAAAGCTTATAAGGTTTATCGCCCAAGAGGTAGTAAAAGACGGTAAGATACCGCATTTTGATAAAAGTGCTGCTCTAGAAATAGTTAGAGAGGCGCAAAGGAGAGCTGGCTGCAAAGGAAAATTATCGCTCAGACTGCGCGAATTAGGGGGCTTGATAAGAGCCGCTGGCGATATCGCTGTGGAGCGCTTTATAAAGGCACTGCCTGAAGATGCTAGAACTGGAGCTATAAAGAGGGCTAAAGAGGAAATCTTAGTTACTGCTGAAGACGTGCTAGATGCAAAGAAGTTAGCGCGCTCATTAGAGCAGCAGGTTGCAGATAGACTTATAGATAAAAGAAAAGAGTATAGAAGCTTTAGAACCGAAGGCACGGAAATAGGAGCTGTTAACGGTCTAGCCGTCATAGGTGCCGATACAGGTATAAGCGAATACTCTGGCATTGTACTACCTATTGTTGCAGAGGTTGCTCCTGCACATTCAAGAGCTGAGGGAAAAATTATTGCAACTGGCAAGCTCGGCGAAATCGCAAAAGAAGCTGTGCAAAACGTTTCTGCAATTATTAAAAAATATACAGGTAAAGATATAAGCCATTATGATATCCATATTCAGTTCATAGGTACTTACGAGGGAGTTGAAGGTGATAGCGCAAGCATTAGCGTTGCAACCGCAGTTATTTCTGCACTTGAAAATGTAGAAGTAGACCAAACCGTTGGTATGACTGGCTCGCTATCACTGAGGGGCGAAGTTTTACCTGTTGGAGGCATTACTGCCAAGATTGAAGCTGCTGCAGAAAATGGCTTGAAAAAGATAATAATTCCAAAAGCAAACTTAAGAGATGTACTTATAGAAGAGAGATACAAGAACAAAATTGAAGTTATAGGGGTAGAGACTATAAAAGAAGTTCTTGATTGCGCTTTGATAGGTGTTAAAAAATCTTCTCTGCTTGAGAAACTTTCTTTGATAGTGCCTAGAAGGTTTGGAGCTACCGTGCCAGCACCATAGCTTTAACAAACCTCTACATCAACTTCATCGCCATCTTTCAGTTTAAATTTCTCCCTTAGACATTCACCTGAAATAATTTCAACTATGTTTTTGTGACGCGTTTTTTCAGGGATTATTAACCAGCAATTTAAGCCCTTCATATTAGCCTTAAAGCATCTCACAGCCCCAAAATATTTTTCACCTTCTTTAAATCCTTTTACAACTATAGCTTTTGCTTTTTTCAAAATTTCTAAAATACCTACTTCGTTAGAGCTTAACCTTAAATTGAGAGTTCCAGGATAAGGAGCTAAGCCGAGCTTATCCTCAAATTCTTTAAGATAATGCTTGAGCCCCATATAATATTTGCCTTCTCCTGTGCCTGAGCATACAATTCCTCGTAATAATAATTGCAAGCGCACTCAAAAATAGTCAAACTCTTACAAGCTTAAAAATGTATATTTCCGGTAAAATTGTGAAAAAAAAATTATTGGGCTAGCGCAACCAATATAAATCTTAAATCTCATTACATTATAATGATAGGTCTCATTATAGGGCGCTTCCAGCCTTTCCATAAAGGGCATTTATCTGTAATCAAAAAAATAGCTAAAGAATGCGAGTTTGTGATTATAGGAATAGGGAGCGCTCAATACAGCCATACTTTAGAAAATCCTTTCACAGCTGGCGAGCGCTATTTAATGATATCAAAAACTTTAGAGCAAGAAAAAATTTCAAATTATTATATTGTTCCTATCGAGGATGTTAATCGCTACGATATTTGGGTTTCGCATGTAGAAGCTTTAGCTCCTAAGTTTGATTTAGTATATACTAATAATCCACTCACAAAACAGCTTTTTTTGGAAAGAGGTTATAAACTGAAAAGCATGCCTGTTTACGATAGAAGGAAATATTCTGGCAGGGAAATAAGGAAGCGCATACTGAAAAGCGAAAACTGGGAAAATTTAGTTCCCAAGCAAGTAGCTCAAATAATAAATGAAATAAAAGGGTGCGAGCGCATAAGAACGCTTGCTAAAACAGATGTCTATGCCCTAGAGCATGAGGTTAGTAATTTATTGC includes:
- the leuS gene encoding leucine--tRNA ligase, producing the protein MALDFKAIERRWQSKWEETRIFEADVDIKKPKYFITYPYPYMNGYLHIGHAFTLLRCEILARYKRMRGFNVLFPFAFHCTGTPIVAAAARIKENEKEQIEILRDMGITEQEIPKFKDPIYWTEYFPKSAEEDLRKLGISVDWRRKFLTTYLNPYYDKFIEWQFRKLRAKNLVALGRHPVVWCSKCNSPVGDHDRLVGEGEVPVEFVLLKFKIANFYLVAATLRPETVFGQTNLWVNPEVEYVKIKVDNENWIVSNECSNKLAMQGYAVKVIDKIFGKELVGKYCFAPGIEKELIILPSELCDPKVGTGIVTSVPSDAPDDWVALLSLQRDEEKCKKQGLDYKLVKSIEPIRIIETPGFGDLPAAKICEQLNITSLEERKKLLKAKETIYKASFYSGIMKENCGKYSGMRVETAKELVKQELIAKGSANIMYELSGEVVCRCLTPSAVKIVEDQWFIKYGDKAWKSRVRKALDKLRVYPEHANKQFSFVVDWLEDWACARELGLGTRLPWDKKWIIESLSDSTIYMAYYTISKYLDYENVIKPDKLNDEFFEFVFLGVGDSQKLASKLGITNDKLKEIREEFEYWYPFDCRISGKDLIHNHLTFCLFTHVAIFPERYWPKSFGINGWILVDGAKMSKSAGNFYTLRQVLEKYCADIIRFTLGYGGEGLEDPNWSTTLASIVGKKLEQLYEFAISYYGKGRDEWYDIDTWFESILNRIVKDTVSSMEELNLKTALAKSYFDLQASLRWYLRRSNNVGNSELTKKFIETELKLLTPFIPHLCEEIWNKLGFKNFISTEAYPTYEESKINITAERSEKLLKSVIEDIAEILKVLRMKPKNIFIYTAPGWMYKVYEEVIIEQKAIDFSGIVKKAITELSAPKAEAPNYVKKLLEWLKRLNKEELEEAKVLVDEYKYLSGAVLFISKEFNCNVKLISCDEKEIYDPKGRAKHSEPFRPAIYIE
- the radA gene encoding DNA repair and recombination protein RadA, whose product is MSGKNGNEEESIEDLPGVGSATAEKLRDAGYSDLLALAVASPTEVAEAAEIGEATALKIIAAARKRAKVGGFETADVIYGRRKELVKLTSASKALDELLGGGFETQAITELFGEFGSGKTQLAHQLAVNVQLSREQGGLEAEAVIIDTENTFRPERIVQMAKALNLEPQNVLSKIHVARAFNSNHQMLLVENAKEKAKEIPIGLLVVDSLTAHFRAEYLGRGALASRQQKLNRYMHDLQRFADLNNAVVIVTNQVLANPGLMFGDPTRPIGGHIVAHTSTFRIYLRKSKAPKRIARLVDSPHLPESEVVFSINEEGIRD
- the lonB gene encoding ATP-dependent protease LonB: MGTLEEWFNTLEFKTTKEMKVPEKLVDQVIGQEEAVEVIKKAAEQKRHVMLVGEPGTGKSMLARAMSELLPKEELQDILAYPNTEDPHEPKIKVLPCGKGKSIVAAERVEALRRKAQKDSMLLSIGFFVILLAVLWAFYTKDYMIVIVSIVAVLFLILVMRLPSRRASRELIPKILVSHTEKDNPPFIDSTGAHAGALLGDVRHDPYQSGGLETPPHERVEVGAIHKANKGVLFIDEINTIRQEDQQNLLTALQEKQFPISGQSERSAGALVKTQPVPCDFVLVIAGNLDAVQSIHPALRSRIRGYGYEIYMKSLMEDNDDNRKKLIRFIAQEVVKDGKIPHFDKSAALEIVREAQRRAGCKGKLSLRLRELGGLIRAAGDIAVERFIKALPEDARTGAIKRAKEEILVTAEDVLDAKKLARSLEQQVADRLIDKRKEYRSFRTEGTEIGAVNGLAVIGADTGISEYSGIVLPIVAEVAPAHSRAEGKIIATGKLGEIAKEAVQNVSAIIKKYTGKDISHYDIHIQFIGTYEGVEGDSASISVATAVISALENVEVDQTVGMTGSLSLRGEVLPVGGITAKIEAAAENGLKKIIIPKANLRDVLIEERYKNKIEVIGVETIKEVLDCALIGVKKSSLLEKLSLIVPRRFGATVPAP
- a CDS encoding CTP-dependent riboflavin kinase, yielding MRLQLLLRGIVCSGTGEGKYYMGLKHYLKEFEDKLGLAPYPGTLNLRLSSNEVGILEILKKAKAIVVKGFKEGEKYFGAVRCFKANMKGLNCWLIIPEKTRHKNIVEIISGECLREKFKLKDGDEVDVEVC